The following proteins are co-located in the Ictalurus punctatus breed USDA103 chromosome 14, Coco_2.0, whole genome shotgun sequence genome:
- the si:ch211-256a21.4 gene encoding uncharacterized protein si:ch211-256a21.4 has protein sequence MKGPELVDLTSRFRFAESCLGLVGCICISYAVWTPDWLDEKGLWSRGNESNPAVSWTQGHAIQGLGPQNVFAALSFLMAVSSGILCLLFAFCWTSKTVLSYSNTRSLLMAGQALYPTTLLLITLLPTGFFFLLSWALFTSQHIAYIRDDLTRLGSSYWLGAVGWALLLAVLPVVFLVEQCVVPDILPELKKKTELWWKGFEVAHTRSFSDSYQHSAEHFNHEFKRYTSMP, from the exons ATGAAAGGACCGGAGCTTGTAGATTTGACGAGTCGTTTTCGATTCGCTGAATCGTGTTTGGGTTTAGTGGGCTGCATATGCATCAGTTATGCTGTTTGGACCCCTGACTGGTTGGATGAAAAGGGACTGTGGTCCAGGGGAAACGAGTCCAATCCAGCTGTCAGCTGGACACAAGGGCATGCAATCCAAG GTCTAGGGCCTCAAAACGTGTTTGCTGCCCTTTCTTTCCTCATGGCTGTAAGCTCTGGAATTCTGTGTCTCCTGTTTGCATTCTGCTGGACGTCAAAGACCGTGCTCTCTTACTCCAACACACGCTCGCTGCTGATGGCAGGCCAGGCACTTTACCCCACCACCCTTCTGCTCATCACACTGCTACCGACAG GGTTTTTCTTTCTCCTAAGTTGGGCGCTCTTCACCAGTCAACATATTGCTTATATCCGAGATGACCTGACACGCCTGGGCTCTTCCTATTGGCTGGGTGCTGTGGGCTGGGCTCTGCTGTTGGCTGTTTTGCCAGTAGTGTTCCTGGTGGAGCAGTGTGTTGTACCTGACATACTGCCCGAGCTGAAGAAGAAGACTGAGTTGTGGTGGAAGGGATTCGAGGtggcacacacacgctcgtTCAGTGACAGCTACCAGCACAGCGCTGAACACTTTAACCATGAGTTCAAGAGATACACGTCCATGCCATAA